A window from Drosophila subobscura isolate 14011-0131.10 chromosome O, UCBerk_Dsub_1.0, whole genome shotgun sequence encodes these proteins:
- the LOC117899430 gene encoding histone-lysine N-methyltransferase, H3 lysine-79 specific isoform X2: MATPQVKDLVLRSPSGSSETIAYAWPLQIGHGQDKHDNGIDIIDTIKFVCDDLPSIQSAFEEINLNQIDTACYKTMTNLVDRFNKAVDSIVALEKGTSLPAERLNKFAHPSLLRHILQLVYNAAVLDPDKLNQYEPFSPEVYGETSYELVQQMLKHVTVGREDTFIDLGSGVGQVVLQMAGSFPLKTCIGIEKADTPARYAERMDLFFRQHMGWFGKRYCEYKLIKGDFLVDEHRENITSSTLVFVNNFAFGPTVDHQLKERFADLRDGARVVSSKSFCPLNFRITDRNLSDIGTIMHVSEIPPLKGSVSWTCKPVSYYLHVIDRTILERYFQRLKTKGGNDHHEHVGTVRTTRDRAKREANIGQQHNNHHHHNNNHNNNQNNNNNQQREREQSNGPTGASNNQRHQSQSPANVSGGGVGGGAAATAAASKTRQQLQQQQQQQQQQQRSLDMESSTESDGEATNGNGGNTTTATTATSVSNGGGGGSSGPMTRRPWYDFSSSKGKSSQSDDEENNNSNSNGGNTSVTGLRQARAATQKKRKKLTRKAAIASKSAAAAQREAEAAAAAALASKESSSKEDAPRAASVGPGRKGRMKKGAGGRGRKSLKIVGLDALHKQTVLSTTQDTAAKKLPAAPGTVDQQLTSLLTETMSHRELDIPAAPQDTPYGLQILLECLRSQYMSFMDVMKSSAYLPQIQKNIAQEQERMSRLKNRASQLDKQIKVLIDDSVALLKVRMNELGINVNSPNDLIAQAKEIVGRHKDLQHTVSKMRNEVTFYEGEQKMLLSKQLKNLPEYQKMCANGPINGKVKLELPSEFSETTAHELVLKEIANTLSQRKKLYAQVSTIEQETTVLQKSAEDRSTAASLLAQGTNISLATSSSSSSNGSSAVSASSTAASSALNPTPPKANSVKSSRRSREHRVRSQEWPEVPEVGKIQEENPEVLALKIVETCRQIEAGTFQAKTSLPPYQLNGKNKEPQMPQMPVGAASASTKSAPGGAAVGHHYKDSTLMPAPKQQQQQQQQQQLQVQQLQVAPSMLPKCELPGMGMGMGLGLGMGGLSSAAISAACRKQESPKVANFEDRLKSIITTALNEDQEQRSKAIPAEMPPQPSPSPLQSPVTKRSKQHHQQQQQQQLPPSNLHNIITVSTQGLMHLNANTTISPITPPLPGPGAGATASTAPPPPPNLPYGAYGGKSTPSGKYQASKEQFNKYSPARQHTPSSGAASVPPPPPPQVPVSSHMAALYAAGQPTAPTPADLGYQRRRSSMSASSYEHFIVQQQQQQQQHALMLAAAAHVAQRQRVEEHHQQQQQQQHRLQQQQQQHQQQQQQQQQHLHHHHHQHHPHSHSHPQEFKAPPSDNLLQRSSSRDQLVEPPQQQQHMELLPRASSANSDYGAYRVRPPSRPSSNSSQPDYTQVSPAKMALRRHLSQEKLNQHVTPQPTPPPQGPLPQPPPTGKTIGDLVNGEIERTLEISHQTIINAAVNMSTSGTQFMERAFNERATSNERLLINLNAQRPERVHVRPLSEESQEAHPTNYVSSGGAAAAQAAAAGQGSNNSNLATLAHVAYVQKSAPQSGGRTAAPATPTPARSGRDSYQTVALPRAEMKGCIEAYFHEEQKTKNVGGGGAGAAAGGAAALRGPRLNGANPPLEGLAASLQDHVRARKYKEETEERQRRAAAAASSTSSSSTATPSAVVADLQQHYGQAPPAHSYLHHPIHHGATNLNGSNNSSSSGSTPHKVELGVKRTSPLAPHQQPPRPPKIPHYEQPPHVHAHSHLYANGGQVLPPPPAHDATTPSPTPSSSSSSCGRRSNNNNGKMHVEPPLLMSPEINSLMGDERPLQLSTNPHHLMQQHHHQQQQQHHLRVAAHLGHSHGHSHGHNPSHGHGHGHSHSHSHSHSTTPTLGVMQRNANANNAADDVNDLATQRTITNYDPRRRLRTTLSGATRLSASYTSSNQNYNQNLNGYVLADSSSSCSHSISPK; this comes from the exons ATGGCAACACCGCAAGTCAAGGACTTGGTGTTGCGTTCGCCCTCTGGCTCCTCGGAAACGATTGCCTATGCCTGGCCGTTGCAGATTGGCCATGGACAGGACAAGCATGACAATGGCATCGATATCATTGATACCATTAAGTTCGTTTGCGATGATCTGCCATCGATACAATCGGCCTTCGAGGAGATCAATCTCAATCAAATTGACACTGCCTGCTATAAGACTATGACAAATCTTGTCGATCGCTTTAACAAGGCTGTCGACAGTATTGTTGCATTG GAAAAAGGAACGTCACTGCCCGCCGAGCGATTGAATAAGTTCGCTCACCCTAGCCTTCTAAGACACATTTTGCAATTAGTTTACAATGCTGCCGTTCTCGACCCGGATAAACTCAACCAGTACGAGCCCTTCTCCCCGGAGGTCTATGGCGAGACATCATACGAGCTGGTACAACAGATGCTCAAGCATGTCACCGTCGGCAGGGAGGATACGTTCATTGATCTCGGTTCCGGTGTGGGACAAGTCGTACTCCAAATGGCCGGATCCTTCCCACTGAAGACATGCATTGGCATCGAAAAGGCCGATACACCCGCACGCTATGCCGAGCGAATGGATTTGTTCTTTCGCCAGCATATGGGTTGGTTCGGCAAACGCTATTGCGAGTACAAGCTGATCAAGGGGGACTTCCTGGTGGATGAACATCGCGAGAATATCACCTCTTCGACGCTGGTTTTTGTGAATAATTTTGCCTTTGGCCCGACGGTCGATCATCAGCTGAAGGAGCGCTTTGCGGATCTGCGCGATGGTGCCAGGGTTGTGTCCTCCAAATCGTTTTGTCCTTTGAATTTTCGGATCACCGATAG aAACCTTTCGGATATTGGCACCATAATGCATGTGAGCGAAATACCGCCACTGAAGGGTTCTGTTTCATGGACCTGCAAGCCCGTTTCGTATTATTTGCATGTGATTGATCGCACCATATTGGAGCGATACTTTCAGCGGCTGAAAACCAAAGGCGGTAATGATCATCACGAGCATGTTG GTACCGTTCGCACCACACGTGATCGAGCCAAGCGTGAGGCAAACATTGgacagcagcacaacaatcatcatcatcataataataatcacaacaacaaccaaaacaacaacaacaatcaacagCGGGAAAGAGAGCAGTCGAACGGACCGACCGGAGCGAGCAACAATCAGCGCCATCAATCGCAATCCCCAGCGAATGTTAGCGGCGgcggagtaggaggaggagcagctgccacagcagctgcctccaaGACACgccagcagttgcagcagcaacaacagcagcagcaacagcagcagaggagtcTCGACATGGAGAGCAGCACGGAAAGCGATGGCGAGGCAACGAATGGTAATGGTGGCAACaccaccactgccacaacGGCCACATCCGTCTCGaatggtggcggcggtggcagcagtggACCGATGACTCGACGCCCGTGGTATGACTTTTCCAGCTCGAAAGGAAAGAGCTCGCAGTCCGATGATgaagagaacaacaacagcaacagcaatggggGCAACACAAGTGTCACGGGTTTGCGGCAGGCGCGTGCTGCAACGCAGAAAAAGCGGAAAAAGCTCACCCGAAAGGCGGCCATTGCCAGCAAGTCCGCGGCGGCTGCCCAGAGGGAAGCGGAggccgcagctgctgcggctttgGCCAGCAAGGAGTCGTCCTCCAAGGAGGATGCGCCACGTGCCGCAAGCGTAGGGCCCGGACGCAAGGGACGCATGAAGAAGGGAGCcggtggcagaggcaggaagTCGCTGAAGATAGTGGGCTTGGATGCACTCCACAAGCAGACGGTTCTGAGCACGACACAGGACACCGCGGCCAAGAAGTTGCCAGCGGCACCGGGCACCGTCGATCAGCAGTTGACATCGCTGCTGACAGAGACAATGTCCCATCGAGAGCTGGACATACCAGCGGCACCGCAGGACACACCCTACGGCCTGCAGATCCTGCTCGAGTGCCTGCGTTCGCAGTACATGTCCTTCATGGATGTGATGAAATCGAGCGCCTATCTGCCGCAAATCCAAAAGAACATTgcccaggagcaggagcgcaTGTCGCGGCTGAAGAACCGAGCGAGTCAGCTGGATAAACAGATCAAAGTCCTCATTGATGACAGTGTGGCGCTGCTCAAAGTGCGAATGAACGAGCTGGGCATCAATGTGAATTCGCCCAACGATTTGATTGCCCAGGCCAAGGAGATTGTGGGCAGGCACAAGGATCTGCAGCACACGGTGAGCAAAATGCGCAATGAAGTCACCTTTTACGAGGGCGAACAGAAGATGTTGCTGAGCAAACAGCTGAAGAACCTGCCGGAGTATCAGAAAATGTGCGCCAATGGTCCCATCAATGGCAAAGTGAAGCTGGAACTGCCATCTGAGTTCTCGGAGACGACAGCGCATGAGTTGGTCCTCAAGGAAATCGCAAATACCTTAAGCCAAAGGAAGAAACTGTACGCTCAAGTGTCCACCATTGAGCAGGAGACGACCGTGCTGCAGAAGAGCGCCGAGGACAGGAGCACAGCGGCCTCACTGCTGGCCCAAGGCACTAATATTAGtttggccaccagcagcagcagcagcagcaacggcagttCCGCTGTTTCAGCGTCTTCAACCGCCGCTAGTTCTGCATTGAATCCTACCCCACCCAAAGCCAACAGCGTGAAGAGTTCCCGACGCAGTCGCGAACATCGCGTGCGGTCGCAGGAGTGGCCCGAGGTGCCCGAAGTAGGGAAGATCCAGGAGGAAAATCCGGAAGTTTTGGCTCTGAAAATTGTCGAAACTTGCCGGCAGATCGAGGCAGGAACCTTCCAGGCAAAGACTAGCTTGCCGCCGTAtcaattgaatggcaaaaataaGGAGCCACAAATGCCGCAAATGCCAGTTGGTGCCGCTTCGGCGAGCACTAAATCCGcaccaggaggagcagcagttggacATCATTACAAGGATAGCACTTTGATGCCAGCaccaaagcaacagcaacagcagcagcagcaacagcaattgcaagtgcagcagttgcaggtgGCACCTTCGATGCTGCCCAAATGCGAACTTCctggcatgggaatgggaatgggtttgggcttgggcatgGGCGGACTCTCCTCCGCTGCCATTTCGGCGGCATGCCGCAAGCAGGAATCCCCGAAGGTGGCCAACTTTGAGGATCGTTTGAAGAGCATCATTACGACCGCGCTGAACGAGGATCAAGAGCAAAGGAGCAAGGCCATACCAGCCGAAATGCCGCCACAGCCATCTCCATCGCCGCTGCAGAGTCCCGTAACGAAGCGAAGCaagcagcatcaccagcaacagcagcagcagcagctgccgccttCGAATCTACACAACATTATTACGGTGTCCACCCAGGGATTGATGCATCTGAATGCGAATACAACCATTTCCCCCATTACGCCACCTCTGCCCGGACCCGGAGCGGGTGCGACGGCCTCGAcggcaccaccaccgccgccaaaTCTGCCCTACGGTGCATATGGCGGCAAGAGCACGCCCTCGGGCAAATATCAGGCATCAAAGGAGCAGTTCAACAAGTACTCCCCTGCCAGGCAGCATACACCATCCTCGGGTGCTGCCtcagtgccgccgccgccaccgccacaggtGCCGGTCTCCTCCCACATGGCAGCGCTGTATGCGGCCGGACAGCCTACGGCACCGACTCCGGCGGACTTGGGCTACCAGCGACGACGCAGTTCGATGAGTGCCAGCAGCTATGAGCATTTCattgtgcaacagcagcagcagcaacagcagcatgcaCTGATGCTGGCCGCTGCCGCACATGTggcacagcgacagagagttGAGGAGcatcaccagcaacagcagcagcagcaacatcgattgcaacagcagcagcagcaacaccaacagcaacagcagcagcagcagcagcatctgcatcatcatcaccatcaacatcatccgcattcgcattcgcatccgCAAGAGTTCAAGGCCCCACCATCGGACAATCTGCTGCAGCGTTCTAGCAGTCGCGATCAGTTGGTGGAaccgccccagcagcagcagcacatggaGTTGCTGCCAAGAGCAAGTTCTGCCAACTCGGACTACGGGGCATACCGCGTGCGGCCGCCCAGCCGACCGAGCTCGAACTCCTCGCAGCCGGACTACACGCAAGTGTCGCCAGCCAAGATGGCGCTGCGTCGCCATTTGTCGCAGGAGAAACTCAATCAACATGTGACGCCACAGCCGACACCGCCACCGCAGGGTCCGTTGCCCCAGCCGCCACCCACGGGCAAGACCATTGGGGATCTGGTGAATGGAGAGATCGAACGCACGCTGGAGATCTCCCATCAGACGATCATCAATGCGGCCGTCAACATGAGCACCAGTGGAACACAATTCATGGAGAGAGCCTTCAACGAGCGGGCTACATCCAATGAACGGCTGCTCATCAATCTGAACGCCCAGCGGCCAGAGCGAGTGCATGTGAGACCCCTGTCGGAGGAGTCCCAAGAGGCGCATCCCACAAATTATGTGTCCAgcggtggggcagcagcagcacaagcagcagctgctggacagggcagcaacaacagcaatctTGCGACACTCGCACATGTGGCGTATGTTCAGAAGAGCGCACCGCAGAGTGGCGGTCGAACGGCGGCACcagccacacccacgcccGCACGTTCTGGCAGGGATTCGTATCAAACGGTGGCGCTGCCACGAGCAGAGATGAAGGGCTGCATTGAGGCGTACTTCCATGAGGAGCAAAAGACAAAGAATGTGGGAGGGGGAggtgcaggagcagcggcaggaggagcggCGGCATTGAGAGGACCCCGCTTGAATGGCGCCAATCCACCATTGGAGG GTCTCGCTGCCTCGCTCCAGGATCATGTGCGTGCCAGGAAATACAAAGAGGAAACAGAAGAGCGACAGCgacgtgcagcagcagctgcctcttccacgtcatcctcctccacaGCGACACCTTCGGCTGTAGTTGCagatctgcagcagcattatGGACAGGCACCACCAGCCCATAGCTATCTGCATCATCCGATCCATCATGGAGCTACGAATTtgaatggcagcaacaacagcagcagcagcggcagtacaCCGCACAAAGTGGAGC TTGGGGTCAAGCGAACGTCACCTTTGGCGCCGCATCAACAGCCGCCACGTCCCCCAAAGATACCACACTATGAGCAGCCGCCGCATGTCCATGCCCATTCACATTTGTATGCCAATGGGGGACAGGtgttgccaccgccaccggcACACGATGCCACGACGCCCTCGCCAACGCCttcatcctcgtcctcgtcgtgtGGTCGacgcagcaacaataacaatgggAAAATGCATGTGGAGCCACCGCTGCTGATGAGTCCGGAGATCAATTCCCTGATGGGCGATGAGCGACCGCTGCAGCTGTCCACGAATCCACATCATctgatgcagcagcaccaccacc